From one Cucurbita pepo subsp. pepo cultivar mu-cu-16 unplaced genomic scaffold, ASM280686v2 Cp4.1_scaffold000173, whole genome shotgun sequence genomic stretch:
- the LOC111784204 gene encoding cytochrome b561 and DOMON domain-containing protein At3g25290-like — MQYSCYSIPFLFVIGIVLSPTTALAHQHSHRCTAKFYELTKSKNMSRCLRLPTLGAEMGWSAPSLKNCHHVFEVVFGAPLREEKGWMAWGVNPTLEGRMVGTRAAIGIKDPSGPPHCKTYSVGYETRRACGPLRPRDVEEMKCLRFEYDNRTEYYYLTATLNLSSTDYNVSKLHIVWQSGFDADGDVPKKHVSDLKHIDSFETIDLVSGQCSDMAFIKIYLRQVHGIMNIIGWGTMLPVGVIIARFFREFPFERTDRWYYFHVSCQSIGFSVGAISWGIGIWLAHSSPHHIFFTHHVLGIIIFVFATLQTLAIRFKPGKTDDFRKVWNIYHHFLGYALLPLIFINIFEGIRILKPDNKKTWKLAVIGILTALGVITFILEAYTWKKFIDDKKKEEQKKEEQKKEEQKKKDAMRICESTNKDQRGGSINKHQHGSEINHDGSEGQHPVSSQHPHANTPSTQPTQRGNNTTNI, encoded by the exons ATGCAATATTCTTGCTATTCAATCCcctttttgtttgtaattgGCATTGTCCTGTCCCCAACCACAGCCCTCGCCCATCAGCACAGCCACCGATGCACCGCCAAATTCTACGAGCTCACCAAGAGCAAGAACATGTCACGCTGCCTCAGGCTCCCCACCCTGGGCGCGGAGATGGGTTGGAGCGCCCCATCATTGAAGAATTGCCACCATGTGTTTGAAGTGGTGTTTGGCGCCCCATTGAGAGAGGAGAAGGGGTGGATGGCATGGGGCGTGAACCCTACGCTGGAGGGTCGGATGGTGGGGACCAGAGCCGCCATTGGCATCAAGGACCCTTCTGGACCGCCTCACTGCAAGACTTATAGTGTGGGGTACGAGACGAGGAGGGCATGCGGGCCGCTTCGGCCGAGGGATGTGGAGGAGATGAAGTGCTTGAGATTTGAATATGATAATAGGACAGAGTACTATTATTTGACGGCTACTCTGAATCTGTCTTCTACGGATTATAATGTTTCCAAGCTGCATATTGTGTGGCAGAGTGGATTTGATGCTGATGGGGATGTGCCCAAGAAGCATGTCTCTGATTTGAAGCATATTGATAGCTTTGAGACAATTGATTTGGTTTCTGGACAATGTTCTGATATGGCCTTCATCAAGATTTACCTCAGACAG GTGCATGGGATAATGAACATAATAGGGTGGGGAACAATGTTGCCAGTGGGAGTGATAATTGCAAGATTCTTCAGGGAATTCCCATTCGAAAGGACGGATAGATGGTACTACTTTCATGTATCCTGCCAATCCATAGGATTCTCAGTTGGCGCCATCAGTTGGGGCATTGGAATATGGCTCGCTCATTCATCCCCTCACCACATTTTCTTCACCCATCACGTCCTCGGCATCATCATTTTCGTATTCGCCACATTACAa ACATTGGCTATAAGGTTCAAGCCAGGGAAGACCGACGACTTCCGAAAAGTGTGGAACATCTACCATCATTTTCTAGGATATGCTTTACTACCACTCatattcataaacatatttgaaggaattagaattttgaaacCGGACAATAAGAAGACATGGAAGTTGGCAGTGATTGGAATTCTTACAGCTTTGGGAGTTATCACTTTCATTCTTGAGGCTTATACTTGGAAAAAGTTTATTGATGataagaagaaggaggaacaaaagaaggaggaacaaaagaaggaggaacaaaagaagaaggacGCCATGAGGATTTGTGAATCAACAAATAAAGATCAACGTGGTGgttcaataaataaacatcaaCATGGTTCAGAAATAAATCATGATGGTTCAGAAGGACAACATCCAGTCTCATCACAACATCCGCATGCCAACACACCCTCAACACAACCAACACAACGGGGGAACAACACAACAAACATTTGA